In Actinomycetes bacterium, the genomic window GGCGCGCGTGCCCGGGGGCCGGCCGGTCACGACACGCCGACCTGCGGTGACGCTCGGTCCCGCTTGCGCCGGGCGGCCGCGCGACCCCGGGTCGCGGCGTCCAGCTCCACCTTGCGCAGCCGGACCGCGGCCGGGGTCACCTCGACGCACTCGTCCTCGCGGCAGAACTCGAGCGCCTGCTCGAGCGACAGCACCCGGTGCGGGATGAGGGGCACCAGCACGTCCCCGGAGGACTGGCGCATGTTGGTGAGCTTCTTCTCCTTGGTCGGGTTGACGTCCATGTCGTCCGACCGAGAGTTCTCACCCACGATCATGCCCTCGAAGACCTGGGTGCCCGGCCCGACGAACATCGTGCCGCGCTCCTGCAGGTTGGCCAGTGCGAAGCCGGTCGTTGCGCCACGGCGGTCGGCGACCAGCGACCCGGTCGGGCGGGTCCGCAGCTCGCCGTGCCACGGCTCGAAGCGCTCGTGGACGTGGTGCAGCAGCCCGGTGCCCCGCGTCTCGGTGAGGAACTCGGTGCGGAAGCCGATCAGGCCCCGAGCGGGCACGATGTACTCCATCCGGATCCAGCCGGTGCCGTGGTCGACCATCTGCTCGAGCCGGCCCTTGCGCAGCGCCAGCAGCTGGATCAGCACGCCCTGGTAGTCGCTGGGCGCGTCGATGGTCAGCCGCTCCATCGGCTCGTGCACCTTGCCGCCGACCAGCCTGGTGACGACCTGCGGCTTGCCGACCGTCAGCTCGAAGCCCTCGCGGCGCATGATCTCGACGAGGATCGCGAGCTGCAGCTCGCCGCGGCCCTGGACCTCCCAGGTGTCCGGCCGCTCGGTGGGCAGGACCCGGATCGAGACGTTCCCGACCAGCTCGGCGTCCAGGCGGCCCTTGACCAGCCGGGCGGTGAGCTTCTTGCCGCTCTCCCCCGCGAGCGGCGAGGTGTTGATGCCGATCGTCATCGAGATGTTGGGCTCGTCGATCGTGATGACCGGCAGCGGCCGCGGGTCGTCCGCGTCGGCGAGCGTCTCGCCGATGGTGATCTCCGGGATGCCGGCGATGGCGATGATGTCGCCCGGCCCGGCCTCCTCCGCAGGCACCCGCTCGAGCGCCTCGGTCATCAGCAGCTCGGTGATCTTCACCCGCTCGACGCTGCCGTCGGCCCGGCACCAGGCGACGTTCTGGCCCTTGCGGATCTCCCCCTGGTGCACCCGGCACAGCGCGAGGCGGCCGAGGTACGGGGACGCGTCGAGGTTGGTCACGTGCGCCTGCAGCGGCGCCTTGTCGTCGTACGTCGGGGCGGGCACGGCCGACAGGATCGTCTCGAACATCGGCTCGAGGTCCTTGCTGTCGGGCATCGCACCGTCGGCCGGTCGCTCCAGCGACGCCCGGCCGGCCTTGGCCGAGCAGTAGAGGATGGGAAACTCGATCTGCTCCTCGGTCGCATCAAGGTCGAGGAAGAGCTCGTAGGTCTCGTCCACCACCTCGGCGATCCGGGCGTCGGGACGGTCGACCTTGTTGACGACCAGGACCACCGGCAGTCTGGCCTGCAGGGCCTTGCGGAGCACGAAGCGGGTCTGCGGCAGCGGCCCCTCGCTCGCGTCGACCAGCAGCACGACCCCGTCGACCATGGACAGTCCGCGCTCGACCTCGCCACCGAAGTCGGCGTGGCCCGGGGTGTCGATGATGTTGATGACGACCTCGCGGTCGTCGATCCGGTGCCGGACCGCGGTGTTCTTGGCCAGGATCGTGATGCCCTTCTCCCTCTCCAGGTCCATCGAGTCCATGACGCGCTCGTTGACGTCGCCGGTGTCGGCCTGGTGCTGGGAGAAGGCGCCGCTCTGCCAGAGCATCGCGTCGACCAGCGTGGTCTTGCCGTGGTCCACGTGGGCGACGATCGCGACGTTGCGCAGGTCGGAGCGGGTCTGAGCAGGCATGCGGGGACTCCACTGGGCGTAGACGCACCACTCGTGCGGAGTGTCGGGTGCAGCAGCGCACAGTGGATCTCGGAAGGGCCGGCCCAGTCTACGGAGGACCTGGTACTGGACACCATTCCGCGCCGAGCCGCACCCGTTCCGTGGGTCCGGCGGGAGGGGGCGTCCACCGGCCGGGCGTGAGATGACAAACTGACCGGCGCGGCGCCCGGCGACCTGCTCCCGGTCGAGACGCCGAGCGGGAAGCAACGACGAACTCAGAGGCGAACCGTGGGACGGCGATGAGCACTGGTACGACGAGCCCGGGGCGGGCGAAGATCTCGGCCCGTACCCTCCGGACCGACCGGTGGTGGGTGTGGCCCCTGCTCAACGCAGCCGGCCTGACCTTCTTCCTGGTCTACGGCACCTTCCGGATCTTCTACGACCAGAACTACTGGGTCGAGGAGTTCCACTACCTGGCACCGTTCTACTCGCCCTGCCTGTCCAACAGCTGCGTCGAGGGGTCCAGCCACTTCCTCGGGACGCCGCTGCCCAGCCTCCCCTCGTGGATGTCGCCGGCGATGTTCATCCTGGTGTTCCCGGGCGGCTTCCGGGCCACCTGCTACTACTACCGCAAGACCTACTACCGGGCGTTCTGGTTCTCGCCACCCGCCTGCGCGGTCGCCGAGCCGCACAAGGCCTACTCCGGCGAGACGCGCTTCCCGCTGATCTTCCAGAACGTCCACCGCTACTTCTTCTACTTCGCCCTGCTGGTCGCCGCCCTTCTGACGTACGACGCCTTCATCGCCTTCCACGGCGAGGACGGCGGCTTCGGCATCGGCCTCGGCACGGTCATCCTGTGGGTCAACGTGGTGCTGATCTGGGCCTACACACTCGGCTGCCACTCCTGCCGGAGCATCACCGGCGGGCGCCTCAACCACTTCTCCCGACACCCGGTCCGCTACTGGATCTGGACCCAGGTGTCCAAGCTCAACGCCCGGCACCAGCAGTTCGCCT contains:
- the typA gene encoding translational GTPase TypA, translated to MPAQTRSDLRNVAIVAHVDHGKTTLVDAMLWQSGAFSQHQADTGDVNERVMDSMDLEREKGITILAKNTAVRHRIDDREVVINIIDTPGHADFGGEVERGLSMVDGVVLLVDASEGPLPQTRFVLRKALQARLPVVLVVNKVDRPDARIAEVVDETYELFLDLDATEEQIEFPILYCSAKAGRASLERPADGAMPDSKDLEPMFETILSAVPAPTYDDKAPLQAHVTNLDASPYLGRLALCRVHQGEIRKGQNVAWCRADGSVERVKITELLMTEALERVPAEEAGPGDIIAIAGIPEITIGETLADADDPRPLPVITIDEPNISMTIGINTSPLAGESGKKLTARLVKGRLDAELVGNVSIRVLPTERPDTWEVQGRGELQLAILVEIMRREGFELTVGKPQVVTRLVGGKVHEPMERLTIDAPSDYQGVLIQLLALRKGRLEQMVDHGTGWIRMEYIVPARGLIGFRTEFLTETRGTGLLHHVHERFEPWHGELRTRPTGSLVADRRGATTGFALANLQERGTMFVGPGTQVFEGMIVGENSRSDDMDVNPTKEKKLTNMRQSSGDVLVPLIPHRVLSLEQALEFCREDECVEVTPAAVRLRKVELDAATRGRAAARRKRDRASPQVGVS